A region of Ammospiza nelsoni isolate bAmmNel1 chromosome 8, bAmmNel1.pri, whole genome shotgun sequence DNA encodes the following proteins:
- the SFXN3 gene encoding sideroflexin-3, protein MPPSLPATINIREPRWDQSTFQGRAKHFFMVTDPRNLLLSGATLEEARRVVEDYRAGTVHPGLTEDQLWRAKYIYDSAFHPDTGEKMILVGRMSAQVPMNMTITGCMLTFYRTTPAVLFWQWVNQSFNAVVNYTNRSGDAPITPSQLGTAYVSATTGAVVTALGLKSLTKHLPAIIGRYVPFAAVAAANCINIPLMRQRELKLGIPVTDENGNRLGESTAAAQKAIFQVVVSRIGMAAPAMAIPPVIMNMLEKRAFLKRYPYLNAPLQVSLVGLCLVFATPLCCALFPQKSSMPVSSLEPEVQDQIQKKDPWLETVYFNKGL, encoded by the exons ATGCCACCGTCCTTGCCTGCCACCATCAACATCCGGGAGCCCCGCTGGGACCAGAGCACCTTTCAGGGCCGGGCCAAGCACTTCTTCATGGTGACCGACCCCCGAaacctgctgctctcaggggcCACGCTGGAGGAAGCCCGACGGGTGGTGGAGGACTACAG ggcaggcaccgTACACCCTGGGCTGACAGAGGACCAGCTTTGGCGGGCGAAGTACATCTATGACTCGGCTTTCCACCCTGACACGGGCGAGAAGATGATCCTTGTGGGACGCATGTCTGCTCAGGTCCCCATGAACATGACCATCACTGGTTGCATGTTGACCTTCTACAG GACCACGCCAGCTGTGCTGTTCTGGCAGTGGGTGAACCAGTCCTTCAATGCCGTTGTCAACTACACCAACCGCAGCGGAGATGCACCCATCACCCCCAG ccagctggggacagcctaTGTGAGTGCAACCACGGGGGCAGTTGTCACAGCACTGGGACTCAAATCCCTCACCAAG CACCTGCCAGCCATCATCGGCCGGTACGtgccttttgcagctgtggcagctgccaACTGCATCAACATCCCGCTGATGAGGCAGAG agagcTCAAGCTGGGGATCCCTGTCACGGATGAGAATGGGAACCGCCTGGGTGaatccacagcagcagcccagaagGCCATTTTCCAGGTGGTGGTGTCCCGCATTGGCATGGCAGCGCCCGCCATGG CCATTCCGCCGGTGATCATGAACATGCTGGAGAAGAGAGCTTTCCTGAAG cgGTACCCGTACCTGAATGCTCCCCTGCAGGTCAGCCTGGTGGGACTCTG TTTGGTGTTTGCCACCCCATTGTGCTGCGCACTCTTCCCACAGAAAAG CTCAATGCCTGTGAGCAGCCTGGAGCCTGAAGTCCAAGATCAGATCCAGAAGAAAGATCCATGGCTGGAGACTGTGTACTTCAacaaagggctctga